Proteins encoded in a region of the Dorea longicatena genome:
- a CDS encoding low molecular weight protein-tyrosine-phosphatase, whose product MIKVLFVCHGNICRSTMAEYVMKDLVKKANLESSFYIDSAGTSNEEDGNPVHYGTQNKLREEGIPCGNHRARQMTKKDYEEFDYLIGMEQWNIRNINRIIRKDPEHKVHLLLEYAGEARDIADPWYTGNFDVTYDDVKEGCEAFLQYLMENEPLY is encoded by the coding sequence ATGATAAAAGTACTATTTGTTTGCCACGGCAATATCTGCCGCTCAACCATGGCAGAATACGTAATGAAAGATCTAGTAAAGAAAGCGAACCTAGAGTCATCCTTCTACATCGACTCCGCCGGAACCAGCAACGAAGAAGACGGCAATCCGGTTCACTACGGAACGCAGAACAAGTTAAGAGAAGAAGGAATCCCATGCGGTAACCACAGAGCACGCCAGATGACGAAAAAAGACTATGAAGAATTTGATTACCTGATCGGCATGGAGCAGTGGAATATCCGCAACATCAACCGCATCATCCGGAAAGACCCGGAGCATAAGGTGCATTTGTTACTGGAATATGCAGGAGAGGCAAGAGACATTGCAGATCCGTGGTACACGGGGAATTTTGACGTGACTTATGACGATGTGAAAGAAGGCTGCGAGGCATTCTTGCAATATCTGATGGAGAATGAACCGTTATATTAG
- a CDS encoding site-specific integrase: MSEKRRDHRGRILHNGEIQLSDGRYRFKYVDEMGKECCVYSWRLDHNDATPKGKRRTLSLREMEKKIQADHFEQIATNGGNMTVLELVEKYTSTKTGVRPTTVAGYGTVINLLKKDPFGKRRIDTVRISDAKCWLIHLQQVEKKSYSSIHSIRGVLRPAFQLAVDDDLIRKNSFQFQLMEVVVNDSVTREAISRAEERKFLRFVKEDPHFCRYYEGIYILFKTGLRISEFCGLTISDIDFKEHTINIDHQLQKKSKIGYYIQETKTTSGTRKIPMTADVEECFRKIIEKRNPPKAEPMVDGKSGFLYFDKNESICYSLHWEHYFQHIIQKYNNTYKVQMPVITPHVCRHTYCSNMAKSGMNPKALQYLMGHSDISVTLNTYTHVNLEDAREEVARIQVV, from the coding sequence ATGAGTGAAAAAAGGAGAGATCATAGAGGACGTATATTACACAATGGAGAAATACAGTTATCTGATGGCAGATATCGATTTAAGTATGTCGATGAGATGGGAAAGGAGTGCTGCGTATATAGCTGGCGCTTAGACCATAACGATGCAACTCCGAAAGGAAAGCGCCGTACTTTGTCGCTTCGGGAGATGGAGAAGAAAATCCAGGCGGACCATTTTGAGCAGATTGCAACAAATGGCGGAAATATGACGGTACTGGAACTGGTTGAAAAATATACATCAACAAAAACCGGTGTCAGACCTACTACAGTTGCAGGATACGGAACAGTTATCAATTTATTGAAGAAAGATCCATTTGGAAAAAGAAGGATTGATACGGTTCGGATTTCGGATGCAAAATGTTGGCTGATACATCTTCAGCAGGTAGAAAAGAAAAGTTATAGTTCCATCCATTCAATCCGAGGAGTTCTTCGTCCGGCATTTCAGTTGGCAGTGGATGATGACCTGATCAGGAAAAATTCATTTCAGTTTCAGCTAATGGAAGTGGTTGTGAATGACAGTGTGACAAGAGAGGCAATCAGCAGGGCTGAGGAACGAAAGTTCCTACGGTTTGTGAAGGAGGATCCTCATTTTTGCAGGTATTATGAGGGGATTTACATATTATTTAAAACCGGCCTTCGCATCTCGGAATTTTGTGGTTTGACCATTTCTGACATTGATTTTAAGGAGCATACGATCAACATTGATCATCAATTGCAGAAAAAATCAAAAATCGGATATTATATTCAAGAGACTAAAACAACCAGCGGAACGAGAAAGATACCTATGACTGCAGATGTAGAGGAATGCTTTCGGAAAATAATAGAAAAACGAAACCCACCCAAAGCAGAACCTATGGTAGATGGAAAAAGTGGATTCTTATACTTTGATAAAAATGAAAGTATCTGTTATTCCCTGCACTGGGAGCATTATTTCCAACACATCATTCAGAAGTATAATAATACTTACAAAGTACAGATGCCTGTCATTACACCGCATGTATGCCGACACACCTATTGCTCAAATATGGCAAAATCCGGAATGAATCCAAAAGCATTGCAATATTTGATGGGCCACTCAGATATCAGCGTAACGCTGAATACATATACGCATGTAAATCTTGAGGATGCCAGGGAAGAAGTTGCCCGGATTCAGGTTGTGTAA
- a CDS encoding MerR family transcriptional regulator: MNHTEKTIPVWKKYSLNVSEAAEYYGIGEKRLRQIAGENEGADFILEVGSHIRFKRKLFEDYLDTASTV; encoded by the coding sequence ATGAATCATACAGAAAAAACAATACCTGTTTGGAAGAAATATTCTTTAAATGTTTCCGAAGCAGCTGAATATTACGGAATCGGAGAAAAGAGATTAAGACAGATTGCAGGTGAAAATGAAGGAGCAGATTTTATTTTGGAAGTGGGTTCTCATATCCGATTTAAAAGGAAATTATTTGAAGATTATCTGGATACAGCCAGTACAGTTTAA